One region of Chanodichthys erythropterus isolate Z2021 chromosome 17, ASM2448905v1, whole genome shotgun sequence genomic DNA includes:
- the ly6d gene encoding lymphocyte antigen 6D yields MFLCVTRPFFIMKTLVCAFIVVLLCSASVHSLTCYTCVDGDCKTPTECPTSSNFCKTVSTPTVFSRTCEEFCVPGVNVYCCTSDLCD; encoded by the exons ATGTTCCTTTGCGTGACCAGACCATTTTTCATCATGAAGACGCTAGTGTGTGCTTTCATTGTGGTGCTCCTCTGCAGTGCATCAG TGCACTCGCTGACATGTTACACCTGTGTGGATGGGGACTGCAAGACCCCAACCGAATGCCCCACCTCAAGCAATTTCTGCAAAACGGTTTCAACAC CCACCGTGTTCTCCCGGACATGCGAGGAGTTCTGCGTGCCTGGAGTGAACGTCTACTGCTGCACTTCTGATCTGTGTGACTGA